The following are from one region of the Staphylococcus argenteus genome:
- the alaS gene encoding alanine--tRNA ligase, whose protein sequence is MKKLKASEIRQKYLDFFVEKGHMVEPSAPLVPIDDDTLLWINSGVATLKKYFDGREIPKKPRIVNSQKAIRTNDIENVGFTARHHTFFEMLGNFSIGDYFKQEAIEFAWEFLTSDKWMGMEPDKLYVTIHPEDMEAYNIWHNDIGLEESRIIRIEGNFWDIGEGPSGPNTEIFYDRGEAYGQDDPAEEMYPGGENERYLEVWNLVFSEFNHNKDHSYTPLPNKNIDTGMGLERMASVSQNVRTNYETDLFMPIMNEIEKVSGKQYLVNSEQDVAFKVIADHIRTIAFAISDGALPANEGRGYVLRRLLRRAVRFSQTLGINEPFMYKLVDIVADIMEPYYPNVKEKADFIKRVIKSEEERFHETLEEGLAILNELIKNAKTSTNEIAGKDAFKLYDTYGFPIELTEEIALQEGLNVDMTTFESEMQQQRDRARQARQNSQSMQVQSEVLKNITTESTFVGYETATAQTTLTHLIYNGEEVNQVEAGETVYFMLTETPFYAVSGGQVADTGIVFNDNFEIAVSEVTKAPNGQNLHKGVVQFGQVNVGATVSAEVNQNDRRDIQKNHSATHLLHAALKTVLGDHVNQAGSLVEADRLRFDFSHFGPMTNEEIDQVERLVNEEIWKGIDVNIQEMDIASAKEMGAMALFGEKYGEVVRVVNMAPFSIELCGGIHVRNTSEIGLFKIVSESGTGAGVRRIEALTGKAAFLYLEGIQNKFNTMKSHLKVKSDDQVVDKLTQLQDEEKNLLKQLEQRDKEITALKMGNIDDQVEEINGFKVLVTEVDVPNAKAIRSTMDDFKSKLQDTIIILASNVDDKVSMVATVPKSLTNQVKAGDLIREMAPIVGGKGGGRPDMAQGGGTQPENISKSLSFIKDYIKNL, encoded by the coding sequence ATGAAAAAGTTAAAAGCGAGTGAAATTAGACAAAAATATCTTGATTTCTTTGTTGAAAAAGGACATATGGTAGAACCTTCAGCACCTTTAGTACCGATTGATGATGATACATTATTATGGATTAATTCAGGTGTAGCAACATTAAAGAAATATTTTGATGGTCGTGAAATACCTAAAAAACCTAGAATTGTAAACTCTCAAAAAGCAATTCGTACAAATGATATTGAAAATGTTGGTTTCACAGCGCGTCACCATACATTCTTTGAAATGCTAGGTAACTTCTCAATTGGTGATTACTTTAAACAAGAAGCAATTGAATTTGCATGGGAATTTTTGACAAGTGACAAATGGATGGGTATGGAACCAGATAAGTTGTATGTCACAATTCATCCAGAAGATATGGAAGCATATAATATTTGGCATAATGATATCGGTCTTGAAGAAAGTCGCATTATTCGTATTGAAGGTAACTTTTGGGATATCGGAGAAGGACCTTCTGGACCTAATACTGAGATTTTCTATGATCGTGGTGAAGCATATGGACAAGATGACCCAGCTGAAGAAATGTATCCAGGTGGAGAAAATGAACGTTATCTTGAAGTTTGGAATTTAGTATTTAGCGAATTCAACCATAATAAAGATCACAGTTACACACCACTACCTAATAAAAATATTGATACTGGCATGGGGTTAGAACGTATGGCCTCAGTATCTCAAAATGTTCGTACAAACTATGAAACAGATTTATTCATGCCAATTATGAATGAAATTGAAAAAGTTTCTGGCAAACAATATTTAGTGAATAGTGAGCAAGATGTGGCATTTAAAGTTATTGCTGATCATATCCGAACAATTGCATTTGCGATTTCAGATGGTGCTTTACCTGCAAATGAAGGACGAGGCTATGTGTTACGACGCTTATTACGTCGTGCGGTAAGATTTAGTCAAACTTTAGGAATCAACGAACCATTTATGTATAAATTAGTTGATATTGTTGCAGATATTATGGAACCTTACTATCCAAATGTTAAAGAAAAAGCAGATTTTATTAAGCGTGTTATTAAATCTGAAGAAGAGCGATTCCATGAAACATTAGAAGAGGGCTTAGCGATTTTAAATGAATTAATTAAGAATGCGAAAACATCTACAAATGAAATTGCTGGTAAAGATGCATTTAAATTATATGATACGTATGGTTTCCCAATTGAATTGACAGAAGAAATTGCACTTCAAGAAGGATTAAACGTTGATATGACTACATTTGAGTCAGAAATGCAACAACAACGTGACCGTGCACGTCAAGCACGTCAAAATTCACAATCAATGCAAGTTCAAAGTGAAGTATTGAAAAATATTACGACTGAAAGTACGTTTGTTGGCTATGAAACTGCCACAGCACAAACTACTTTAACACACTTAATTTATAACGGTGAAGAAGTAAACCAAGTTGAAGCAGGCGAAACAGTGTATTTCATGTTAACAGAAACACCATTTTATGCGGTTAGTGGTGGACAGGTTGCAGATACAGGTATTGTATTTAATGATAATTTTGAAATTGCTGTTAGCGAAGTAACAAAAGCACCAAATGGTCAAAACTTGCATAAAGGTGTTGTACAATTTGGTCAAGTTAATGTTGGCGCAACTGTGTCTGCTGAAGTAAACCAAAATGACCGACGTGACATTCAAAAGAATCATAGTGCTACTCATTTACTACATGCTGCACTTAAAACTGTGCTAGGCGATCATGTTAATCAAGCAGGTTCATTAGTTGAAGCAGATCGTTTACGATTTGATTTTTCTCATTTTGGACCAATGACAAATGAAGAAATTGATCAAGTGGAACGTCTAGTAAACGAAGAAATTTGGAAAGGTATTGACGTAAATATCCAAGAAATGGATATAGCGTCTGCTAAAGAAATGGGTGCGATGGCATTATTTGGTGAGAAATATGGCGAAGTTGTACGTGTAGTAAATATGGCGCCATTTTCAATTGAATTATGTGGCGGTATCCATGTACGTAATACTTCTGAAATTGGTTTGTTCAAAATTGTAAGTGAATCAGGTACAGGTGCAGGTGTTCGTAGAATTGAAGCTTTAACTGGAAAAGCAGCATTTTTATATTTGGAAGGCATTCAAAATAAATTCAATACTATGAAGTCACATCTTAAAGTCAAATCGGATGATCAAGTTGTTGATAAATTGACTCAATTGCAAGATGAAGAGAAAAACTTATTAAAACAATTAGAGCAACGTGATAAAGAAATTACGGCACTTAAAATGGGAAATATTGATGATCAAGTAGAAGAAATTAATGGCTTTAAAGTATTAGTTACGGAAGTAGATGTGCCAAATGCCAAAGCAATTCGCTCGACAATGGACGATTTTAAATCTAAACTACAAGATACAATTATCATTCTTGCAAGTAATGTTGATGATAAAGTATCAATGGTTGCAACTGTCCCT
- the recD2 gene encoding SF1B family DNA helicase RecD2: MSDPTLFDYSMIKGTVEAILFQNSDNFYTVLKVDTIETNEDFDTMPTVVGFLPNIVEGDVYTFKGQVVEHPRYGKQLKAETFEKELPQTKEAIISYLSSELFKGVGKKTAQNIVNTLGENAINDILDDPTVLEKVSGLPKKKQKQIAEQISANQESEKIMIRLHDLGFGPKLSMAIYQFYLGETLSILDQNPYQLIYDIKGIGFNKADQLARNIGIAYNDNERLKAALLYTLEEECIKQGHTYLPVNVVIDLTAEVLNYQDDEFIDSEKLDEMLQFLNEEKKLIIDNEQVAIPSLYYSEIKSVQNLFRIKTHTNKLTEIEQSDLQMHIGDIEDANQVNYAASQREALQTAINSKVMLLTGGPGTGKTTVIKGIVELYAEIHGLSLDYDDYVNDDYPVVLAAPTGRASKRLQESTGLEAMTIHRLIGWNQDTKPEDILDNEINARLIIIDEMSMVDTWLFHQFLSAVPLDAQLIFVGDEDQLPSVGPGQVFKDLIESKAIPRVNLTEVYRQQDGSSIIELAHRMKLGQKIDITQRFHDRSFINCQANQIPDVVEKVVTSAVNKGYTMADIQVLAPMYKGNAGIKRLNQVLQEILNPKVKDTREIEFGDVVFRKGDKVLQLVNRPNDNIFNGDIGVIVGIFWAKENALNKDVLVVDFEGNEITFTKQDMMELTHAYCTSIHKSQGSEFPIVIMPIVKQYFRMLQRPILYTGLTRAKTSLVLLGDPEAFDIGLKTNGQARLTQLCTLLKGYFNSDSDDSATTFVENGTSSKQNDSIESDDNQIELLNDNVEVDLPENKSTQKNNIVLTEATIFKIDPMINMGEITPYDFIER, encoded by the coding sequence ATGTCAGACCCTACACTATTTGATTATTCGATGATCAAAGGTACTGTTGAAGCGATATTGTTTCAAAACAGTGATAATTTTTATACGGTGCTCAAAGTAGATACCATTGAAACAAATGAAGATTTTGACACAATGCCAACAGTTGTAGGGTTTCTTCCAAATATTGTTGAAGGAGATGTCTACACGTTTAAAGGACAAGTGGTTGAACATCCTCGTTACGGTAAACAATTAAAAGCCGAAACATTTGAAAAAGAATTGCCACAAACTAAAGAGGCCATCATAAGTTATTTATCAAGTGAGTTGTTTAAAGGTGTTGGTAAAAAAACTGCTCAAAATATTGTAAATACATTAGGTGAAAATGCGATTAACGATATATTGGATGATCCGACGGTATTGGAAAAAGTTTCAGGATTACCGAAAAAGAAACAAAAGCAAATTGCAGAACAAATTTCAGCAAATCAAGAATCAGAAAAAATTATGATTCGTTTGCATGACTTAGGATTCGGTCCAAAACTTTCAATGGCAATTTATCAATTTTATCTTGGAGAGACACTTTCGATTTTAGATCAAAACCCATATCAATTAATTTACGATATTAAAGGGATTGGCTTTAACAAGGCGGATCAACTTGCTAGAAATATTGGGATAGCATATAACGATAATGAGCGATTAAAAGCAGCACTGCTTTATACATTAGAGGAAGAATGCATAAAACAAGGACATACATATTTGCCTGTTAATGTTGTCATTGATTTAACTGCTGAAGTATTAAATTATCAAGACGATGAGTTCATCGATTCTGAAAAATTAGACGAAATGTTGCAATTTTTGAATGAAGAAAAGAAATTAATCATTGATAATGAGCAGGTGGCAATTCCTAGCTTGTATTACTCAGAAATCAAAAGCGTTCAAAATTTATTTCGAATAAAGACGCATACAAATAAACTTACTGAAATTGAACAGTCTGACTTACAGATGCATATTGGTGATATTGAAGATGCCAATCAAGTGAACTATGCAGCTTCACAAAGAGAAGCTTTACAAACAGCAATTAATTCTAAAGTAATGTTGTTAACTGGAGGGCCTGGTACTGGGAAAACGACAGTAATTAAAGGCATAGTAGAATTGTACGCAGAAATTCATGGATTATCTTTAGATTATGATGATTATGTTAACGACGACTATCCTGTTGTATTAGCAGCACCAACAGGAAGAGCATCAAAACGGCTACAAGAGTCCACTGGATTAGAAGCAATGACCATTCATCGTTTAATTGGATGGAATCAAGATACAAAGCCAGAGGATATTCTAGATAATGAGATAAATGCACGACTAATTATTATTGATGAAATGTCAATGGTGGATACATGGTTGTTTCATCAGTTTTTAAGTGCGGTCCCATTAGATGCTCAATTAATATTTGTAGGTGATGAAGATCAACTACCTTCAGTAGGTCCTGGTCAAGTTTTTAAAGATTTAATTGAATCTAAAGCGATTCCTAGAGTGAATCTAACAGAAGTTTACAGACAACAAGATGGTTCAAGTATTATTGAATTAGCACATCGAATGAAATTAGGGCAGAAAATTGATATTACACAACGTTTTCATGATCGTAGTTTTATTAATTGCCAAGCTAATCAAATTCCAGATGTTGTTGAAAAAGTTGTAACTAGTGCAGTTAATAAAGGATATACAATGGCAGATATTCAAGTGCTTGCACCAATGTATAAAGGAAATGCTGGTATTAAACGATTAAATCAAGTTTTGCAAGAGATATTAAATCCTAAAGTAAAAGATACGCGTGAAATTGAATTTGGTGACGTTGTATTTAGAAAAGGAGATAAAGTTCTACAACTTGTTAATCGACCTAATGATAATATATTTAATGGTGATATAGGTGTTATTGTTGGCATTTTTTGGGCTAAGGAAAATGCACTTAATAAAGATGTACTTGTTGTTGATTTTGAAGGTAATGAAATTACATTTACAAAACAAGATATGATGGAGTTAACACATGCATATTGCACTTCGATTCATAAATCACAAGGTTCAGAATTTCCAATTGTTATTATGCCGATAGTTAAACAATATTTTAGAATGTTACAAAGACCTATTTTATACACAGGTTTAACAAGAGCTAAAACAAGTTTGGTTTTACTTGGAGATCCAGAAGCATTTGATATTGGATTGAAAACAAATGGTCAAGCACGTTTAACACAGTTGTGTACCTTATTAAAAGGATATTTTAATTCTGATTCAGATGATAGCGCGACAACCTTTGTTGAAAACGGTACAAGTTCTAAACAAAACGATTCAATTGAGAGTGATGATAATCAAATTGAATTATTAAATGATAACGTCGAAGTAGACTTACCTGAGAATAAATCTACACAAAAAAATAATATTGTTCTAACTGAAGCTACTATATTTAAAATAGACCCTATGATTAATATGGGGGAAATCACGCCATATGACTTCATAGAACGTTGA